One window from the genome of Natrialba magadii ATCC 43099 encodes:
- a CDS encoding 2-amino-3,7-dideoxy-D-threo-hept-6-ulosonate synthase produces MTTAGLTARLNRIGTDDSYVIIPMDHGLTMGAVQGLKDIESTIDGVTRGGADAVLTQKGIAPRVHDNTNGKGYIVHLNGSTTIGPDEQDKRLTGTVEEAIRAGADAVSFHINVGSDYEPEQTSQLADVTRKAGQFGIPVLAMAYARGPGVDSEDPEALGHAVRLAEEVGADIVKTGYSGDAESFQHVVESTRLPVVIAGGSKGTDRETVEMVRGVMDAGGSGVSMGRSIFQHENPEAITRAVSGVVHDDLSTEDALAKAGLALEVEH; encoded by the coding sequence ATGACTACAGCAGGACTCACAGCACGACTGAATCGAATCGGCACAGACGACTCGTACGTAATTATCCCGATGGACCACGGGCTCACGATGGGGGCCGTCCAGGGACTGAAGGATATCGAATCGACTATCGACGGCGTCACCCGCGGCGGTGCGGACGCCGTCCTCACGCAGAAGGGGATCGCCCCGCGTGTCCACGATAACACGAACGGGAAGGGCTACATCGTCCATCTCAACGGTTCGACGACGATCGGTCCGGACGAGCAGGATAAACGTCTGACCGGAACCGTCGAAGAGGCGATTCGTGCCGGTGCTGATGCCGTCTCCTTCCACATCAACGTCGGCTCTGATTACGAACCCGAACAGACCAGCCAGCTTGCAGACGTGACGCGAAAAGCGGGTCAGTTTGGGATTCCGGTGCTCGCGATGGCCTACGCTCGCGGCCCCGGCGTCGACTCCGAGGACCCAGAGGCGCTCGGCCACGCGGTCCGTCTCGCCGAAGAGGTCGGTGCAGATATCGTGAAAACAGGCTACAGCGGCGACGCCGAGAGCTTCCAGCACGTCGTCGAATCAACTCGCCTGCCGGTCGTCATCGCCGGCGGCTCGAAGGGCACCGACCGAGAGACGGTGGAGATGGTCCGTGGCGTCATGGACGCCGGCGGGTCTGGCGTCTCGATGGGCCGGTCGATCTTCCAGCACGAGAACCCAGAGGCTATCACCCGCGCGGTCTCCGGTGTCGTCCACGACGACCTGTCGACGGAGGATGCGCTCGCAAAGGCCGGTCTCGCACTCGAAGTCGAACACTGA
- the trpA gene encoding tryptophan synthase subunit alpha gives MSGEQTAAIDSDIEAAIREDHPALITYITAGDPSLEDTKEYVEALDRGGSDLIELGLPFSEPIAEGPTIQAAINRALDAGTTPARFFELVDELETDAPLLVMTYYNMILQYGSEPDVRPFVERAADAGLSGIIVPDLPAEEADPLRDACDDYGLDLVFIVAPTTAGERLDRIMSQVSGFAYVQARLGTTGARADVSNATHDSLTRLSEYDVPKAVGFGVSEGDHAAEIIEAGADGVIVGSALVDIIAEHGTGDAPAADALESKARELKRGARRGGEQGQRNGHERRREEAPEPEQP, from the coding sequence ATGAGCGGTGAACAGACAGCGGCGATAGACAGCGACATTGAGGCCGCCATCCGCGAGGACCACCCCGCGCTCATTACGTACATCACGGCGGGTGACCCCTCGCTCGAGGACACCAAGGAATACGTCGAGGCCCTTGACCGCGGCGGGTCGGACCTGATCGAACTCGGACTGCCGTTTTCCGAACCGATCGCCGAGGGCCCGACCATCCAGGCCGCGATCAACCGCGCGCTCGACGCCGGGACGACGCCCGCGCGGTTCTTCGAACTCGTGGACGAACTCGAGACGGACGCGCCGCTGCTGGTGATGACGTACTACAACATGATCCTCCAGTACGGCTCTGAACCCGATGTCCGTCCGTTCGTGGAGCGAGCAGCCGACGCGGGCCTCTCGGGGATCATCGTTCCCGACCTCCCCGCGGAGGAGGCGGACCCGCTCCGTGACGCCTGCGACGACTACGGCCTCGATCTCGTCTTCATCGTCGCGCCGACGACCGCCGGCGAGCGCCTGGACCGAATCATGTCCCAGGTCTCGGGCTTCGCCTACGTTCAGGCCCGACTCGGGACGACCGGCGCGCGAGCGGATGTCTCGAACGCGACCCACGACAGCCTGACTCGGCTCTCCGAGTACGATGTCCCCAAGGCCGTCGGCTTCGGCGTCAGCGAGGGCGACCACGCCGCCGAAATCATCGAGGCCGGCGCGGACGGAGTCATCGTCGGCAGCGCGCTCGTCGACATCATCGCCGAGCACGGCACCGGCGACGCGCCCGCGGCGGATGCACTCGAGTCCAAGGCGCGCGAACTCAAGCGGGGGGCGCGCCGCGGCGGCGAGCAGGGACAGCGGAACGGACACGAGCGGCGGCGGGAAGAAGCACCGGAACCAGAACAGCCATAA
- the trpB gene encoding tryptophan synthase subunit beta, translated as MSETESNPPAEDEPNRERTFGDYGGQYVPEALMPALQELEDAYQRYVLDNEDGFMDEFRERMRDFGGRPTPLQRADRLSERYGREIYLKREDLVHGGAHKLNNALGQVLLAKYMDKERIIAETGAGQHGTATAMAAAHLDMPCEIYMGRTDVNRQRPNVYRMRMNGAEVNPVDAGSGTLKEAINETMRDWATTVERTHYVIGSIVGPHPFPRLVRDFQSVISAEARDQIQEQAGRLPDSVVACAGGGSNTMGTFHEFVPDSSVDLYAVEAGGSSLEIDQDEGLAPNSATLSTGTDGVLHGAMTKLLQTTDGQIVESHSVSAGLDYAGVGPELSHLVDTGRVTPASVDDDAALNAFHRLSNLEGIIPALESSHALGYLEENHAELGDLVVVNVSGRGDKDLETVLEETEKRDLDAAPDVEVFDT; from the coding sequence ATGAGCGAAACCGAATCAAACCCACCCGCCGAGGACGAACCGAACCGCGAGCGTACGTTCGGCGACTACGGCGGTCAGTACGTTCCGGAGGCACTGATGCCCGCCCTGCAGGAACTCGAGGACGCCTACCAGCGATACGTCCTCGACAACGAGGACGGGTTCATGGACGAGTTTCGCGAGCGGATGCGCGACTTCGGCGGCCGACCGACGCCGCTGCAGCGTGCGGATCGGCTCAGCGAGCGTTACGGTCGCGAGATCTACCTCAAGCGCGAGGACCTCGTCCACGGCGGCGCACACAAGCTGAACAACGCGCTCGGCCAGGTACTGCTCGCGAAATACATGGACAAAGAGCGGATCATCGCCGAGACCGGCGCTGGCCAGCACGGGACGGCCACCGCGATGGCGGCGGCCCACCTCGACATGCCCTGCGAGATCTACATGGGCCGGACCGACGTGAACCGCCAGCGCCCGAACGTCTACCGGATGCGGATGAACGGTGCCGAGGTCAACCCCGTCGACGCCGGCAGCGGCACCCTGAAGGAGGCGATCAACGAGACGATGCGCGACTGGGCAACCACCGTCGAACGCACCCACTACGTCATCGGCTCTATCGTCGGCCCACACCCGTTCCCGCGGCTGGTGCGTGACTTCCAGTCCGTCATCAGCGCCGAGGCTCGCGACCAGATACAGGAACAGGCCGGTCGACTCCCCGACAGCGTCGTCGCCTGCGCTGGCGGCGGCTCGAACACGATGGGGACATTTCACGAGTTCGTACCGGACTCGAGTGTCGACCTCTACGCAGTCGAAGCCGGCGGCTCGAGTCTCGAGATCGATCAGGACGAGGGACTCGCACCCAACTCCGCGACGCTCTCGACGGGCACCGACGGCGTCCTCCACGGCGCGATGACGAAACTCCTCCAGACCACCGACGGCCAGATCGTCGAATCTCACAGCGTGAGCGCGGGGCTTGACTACGCCGGCGTCGGGCCGGAGCTCTCACACCTCGTCGACACCGGCCGCGTGACACCGGCAAGTGTCGACGACGACGCTGCACTCAACGCCTTCCACCGACTCTCGAATCTCGAGGGAATTATCCCGGCGCTGGAATCGAGTCATGCCCTCGGATACCTTGAAGAAAACCACGCGGAACTCGGCGACCTCGTCGTCGTCAACGTCTCCGGACGCGGCGACAAGGATCTGGAGACGGTACTCGAGGAGACCGAGAAACGCGACCTCGACGCTGCGCCGGACGTGGAGGTGTTCGATACATGA
- the trpC gene encoding indole-3-glycerol phosphate synthase, producing the protein MTSGTELAPPVQSILAAATERAGEVRTQGRAPLDVDARSFPDAAARTEHDGRVPVIAEVKPTSPTTDGTREDDPAELAEAMVAGGATAISVLTEPTHFGGSPDALRQVREAVDVPVLRKDFILEEASLDVVESDLILLIARFVDNLADLVAAARERGFQPLVEVHDREELADALDAGATLIGVNNRDLAQLEVDLGTFESVAPHAKRLCRLDESSGGTARQDPDDVTLIAESGISTPADVRRMRDAGADALLVGSAIMDHGADGDVTANTRRLVEAAEPTATTETRTQT; encoded by the coding sequence ATGACTTCTGGTACGGAGCTCGCACCACCGGTGCAATCCATTCTCGCAGCCGCCACCGAGCGCGCTGGGGAGGTGCGCACCCAGGGACGAGCACCGCTCGATGTCGATGCGCGGTCGTTTCCCGACGCGGCCGCGCGGACTGAACACGACGGCCGGGTACCGGTCATCGCAGAGGTGAAACCGACGAGTCCGACGACGGACGGCACGCGCGAGGACGACCCTGCCGAACTGGCCGAAGCGATGGTTGCAGGCGGTGCAACGGCAATCTCAGTATTGACTGAACCAACCCACTTCGGCGGCTCGCCGGACGCCCTGCGGCAGGTTCGAGAGGCCGTCGACGTCCCCGTCCTCCGGAAGGACTTCATCCTCGAGGAGGCGAGTCTGGACGTGGTCGAATCCGATCTGATCCTCTTGATTGCCCGATTCGTCGACAATCTCGCTGACCTCGTGGCGGCCGCTCGTGAGCGCGGCTTCCAGCCCCTCGTCGAGGTTCACGACCGCGAGGAACTCGCTGACGCACTCGACGCCGGCGCGACGCTCATCGGAGTGAACAACCGAGATCTCGCGCAACTCGAGGTCGATCTGGGGACGTTCGAATCGGTCGCACCGCACGCGAAGCGACTCTGTCGCCTCGATGAGTCGAGCGGTGGAACCGCGAGACAGGACCCGGACGATGTCACGCTGATCGCCGAAAGCGGGATTTCTACTCCTGCGGACGTCCGTCGGATGCGCGACGCGGGCGCGGACGCGTTACTGGTCGGAAGCGCCATCATGGACCACGGCGCTGACGGCGATGTGACGGCCAACACGCGACGACTGGTGGAGGCAGCAGAACCGACAGCAACGACGGAGACACGCACACAGACATGA
- a CDS encoding MGMT family protein codes for MEDVTDAGIYARESTYLDRYVQLGAASGRVLTVSFPDTPEDDAGTDHPVLDQVFEYLDGLEPVTFDDVQVALTIPTDQRAVLEQVRSIPYGDQVDVATLTQMTPNLDPDDQDDVILVRTALDENPAPILIPDHRVRDGPSAAPPAVEQKLRSLEEL; via the coding sequence ATGGAGGACGTTACGGACGCCGGGATCTACGCGCGGGAGTCGACGTATCTCGACCGGTACGTACAGCTCGGTGCCGCCAGCGGGCGTGTGCTGACCGTTTCCTTTCCAGACACACCCGAGGACGACGCCGGAACCGACCATCCAGTACTCGATCAGGTCTTCGAGTACTTAGACGGCCTCGAGCCGGTGACGTTCGACGACGTACAGGTCGCACTGACGATTCCGACCGATCAGCGCGCCGTACTCGAGCAAGTGCGGTCAATTCCCTACGGTGACCAGGTCGACGTCGCCACGCTCACACAGATGACGCCCAACCTCGACCCCGACGATCAGGACGACGTCATCCTGGTTCGGACCGCGCTCGACGAGAACCCGGCCCCAATTCTGATCCCCGACCACCGCGTCCGCGACGGGCCAAGTGCTGCACCCCCGGCTGTTGAGCAAAAACTGCGCTCGCTCGAAGAACTATAG
- a CDS encoding CPBP family intramembrane glutamic endopeptidase, protein MVQWTAFAAITGVVLVLLLVLSHLTQSSFADADTDTGDGEHDGAGTGAGTTTTTTDTVTTDSTAYSPSADTATSTDVPTEPDQDRPVSVTETDTEDSDRPHDTARSPSRAQRDEIDPTDLSTGMLLANVAISQGLFLLLILGAILYTGIPAWALGIEFSVDYLTTGLLIGTVAGILLYIGNEFGAALATRFGFDHDERLRSMLAPDSARGWLVLLLVVLPIIAIFEELLFRAALIGVLSAGFDISPWLLAVFSSIAFALGHGMQGTVGIIVTGALGLVLAALFIVTGSFLVVVVAHYLINALEFVVHEAIGLEWSESLVGTESASTPSSTSAASDSDLEE, encoded by the coding sequence ATGGTACAGTGGACGGCGTTCGCGGCGATCACGGGCGTCGTCCTCGTGTTGTTGCTCGTTCTTTCGCATCTCACACAGTCGTCGTTTGCTGATGCTGATACTGACACTGGTGATGGTGAACACGATGGTGCCGGCACCGGTGCCGGTACCACTACAACCACCACTGATACTGTCACCACTGATTCTACCGCTTACTCACCGTCAGCGGACACTGCGACGTCCACAGACGTACCGACGGAACCCGATCAGGATCGTCCCGTGTCGGTTACCGAAACCGACACTGAGGACAGCGACCGACCACACGACACAGCACGTTCTCCCTCCCGTGCCCAGCGCGACGAAATCGACCCCACCGATCTCTCGACCGGAATGCTCCTTGCGAACGTCGCCATCTCGCAGGGTCTCTTCCTCTTGCTCATCCTCGGCGCAATTCTCTACACCGGTATCCCAGCATGGGCACTCGGCATCGAGTTCAGCGTCGACTACCTCACGACCGGACTCCTCATCGGCACAGTCGCCGGCATCCTTCTCTACATCGGGAACGAATTCGGTGCCGCACTCGCGACACGATTCGGCTTCGACCACGACGAACGGCTCCGGTCGATGCTCGCTCCCGACTCCGCACGCGGCTGGCTCGTCCTCCTGCTCGTCGTCCTCCCAATCATCGCCATCTTCGAGGAACTGCTCTTTCGCGCCGCGCTCATCGGCGTCCTCTCGGCCGGCTTCGACATCTCACCGTGGCTGCTCGCCGTCTTCTCGTCGATCGCGTTCGCGCTCGGCCACGGCATGCAAGGCACCGTCGGCATTATCGTCACCGGCGCACTCGGCCTCGTCCTCGCCGCCCTGTTCATCGTCACCGGCAGCTTCCTCGTCGTCGTCGTCGCTCACTACCTGATCAACGCACTCGAGTTCGTCGTGCACGAAGCGATCGGACTCGAGTGGAGTGAGTCGTTGGTGGGGACAGAGTCAGCGTCTACACCCTCCTCCACGTCTGCGGCGTCCGATTCGGACCTCGAGGAGTGA
- the lonB gene encoding ATP-dependent protease LonB, with translation MSNDTNVDDPPEDASGAAPDEEQAQESEREPERTEERSESHAPASNSQSTEQERQGDRSPTDETGDPDDVDGGTDVTSDEGEQDSTITVGNDGLGTSESDERDDAGSTGSGGAVDSTDRGDDDIETVEDLGSTVEVDPGVEVDEEIAEDDLLGGLQIDSTEDIEVPDRLVDQVIGQDEARDIIIKAAKQRRHVMMIGSPGTGKSMLAKAMSQLLPQEDLQDVLVYHNPDDGNEPKVRTVPAGKGEQIIDAHKEEARKRNQMRSILMWIIIAIIIGYTILSPASILMGIIAAGVIWLIFRYTSRGTDAMVPNMIVNNGEQRQAPFEDATGAHAGALLGDVRHDPFQSGGMETPSHDRVEPGSIHKSNKGVLFVDEINTLDVRTQQKLMTAIQEGEFSITGQSERSSGAMVQTEPVPCDFVMIAAGNLDAMENMHPALRNRVKGYGYEVYMDDTIESTPEMRRKYARFIAQEVERDGRLPHFTRDAVEELLLEAKRRSGRKNHLTLHFRSLGGLVRVAGDIARAEDRDRTTRDDVLQAKQRSRSIEQQLADDYIERRKDYELQVTDDGVEGRVNGLAVMGEDSGIMLPVMAEIAPAQGGGQVIATGKLKEMAEESVQNVSAIIKKFSDVDLSEKDIHIQFVQAGQQGVDGDSASITVATAVISALEDIPVNQSVAMTGSLSVRGDVLPVGGVTHKIEAAAKAGCSKVIIPKANEQDVMIEDEYDEMVEIIPCENISEVLDVALEGEPKKDSLVDRLKSITGSAFDQQTVGSASGSNPSPQ, from the coding sequence ATGAGCAACGATACGAACGTTGACGACCCTCCCGAGGACGCCTCCGGAGCTGCGCCGGACGAGGAACAGGCGCAGGAGTCGGAGCGGGAGCCCGAGCGCACGGAGGAGCGTTCGGAGTCTCATGCCCCCGCATCCAACTCGCAGTCTACGGAGCAAGAGCGTCAGGGAGACCGGTCGCCGACCGATGAAACCGGTGACCCAGATGATGTCGACGGCGGAACTGATGTCACCAGCGACGAGGGCGAACAGGATAGTACGATTACCGTCGGAAACGACGGCCTTGGAACCAGTGAGTCCGACGAGCGGGATGATGCCGGTTCTACCGGTTCTGGCGGTGCTGTCGATAGTACTGACCGTGGCGACGACGACATTGAGACCGTCGAAGACCTCGGTAGTACGGTCGAAGTCGATCCAGGTGTCGAAGTAGACGAGGAGATTGCCGAAGACGACCTCCTCGGTGGTCTCCAGATCGATTCGACCGAGGACATCGAGGTCCCCGACCGACTCGTCGATCAGGTCATCGGGCAGGACGAAGCGCGGGATATCATCATCAAGGCAGCAAAGCAGCGCCGGCACGTGATGATGATCGGTTCCCCGGGGACTGGCAAGTCGATGCTGGCGAAGGCGATGAGTCAGCTCCTGCCACAGGAGGACCTGCAGGATGTCTTGGTCTATCACAACCCGGACGACGGCAACGAGCCGAAGGTTCGCACCGTCCCAGCAGGGAAAGGTGAACAGATCATCGACGCGCACAAGGAGGAAGCGCGAAAGCGCAACCAGATGCGCTCGATCCTGATGTGGATCATCATCGCGATCATCATCGGCTACACGATCCTCAGCCCGGCGAGTATCCTGATGGGGATCATCGCAGCTGGTGTTATCTGGCTGATCTTCCGCTACACCAGCCGCGGCACGGACGCAATGGTGCCGAACATGATCGTCAACAACGGCGAGCAGCGCCAGGCACCGTTCGAGGACGCGACCGGCGCTCACGCCGGCGCGCTGCTGGGCGACGTTCGTCACGACCCGTTCCAGTCCGGTGGGATGGAGACGCCATCTCACGACCGCGTCGAACCGGGTTCGATCCACAAGTCCAACAAGGGCGTGCTGTTCGTCGACGAGATCAACACGCTCGACGTGCGCACCCAGCAGAAGCTGATGACGGCGATCCAGGAAGGCGAGTTCTCGATCACCGGCCAGTCCGAGCGTTCCTCGGGCGCGATGGTCCAGACGGAGCCCGTCCCCTGTGATTTCGTCATGATCGCTGCAGGGAACTTAGACGCGATGGAGAACATGCACCCCGCACTCCGCAACCGTGTCAAAGGATACGGGTACGAGGTCTACATGGACGACACCATCGAGTCCACGCCGGAGATGCGCCGGAAGTACGCCCGGTTCATCGCCCAGGAGGTCGAACGCGACGGTCGCCTGCCACACTTCACCCGTGACGCCGTCGAGGAACTGCTCCTCGAGGCCAAGCGCCGCTCGGGCCGGAAGAACCACCTGACGCTGCACTTCCGCAGCCTCGGTGGACTTGTCCGCGTCGCTGGCGACATCGCCCGCGCCGAGGACCGCGACCGCACGACTCGCGACGACGTGCTCCAGGCCAAGCAGCGCTCCCGGTCGATCGAACAGCAGCTGGCCGACGACTACATCGAGCGCCGCAAGGACTACGAACTGCAGGTCACCGACGACGGCGTCGAAGGCCGCGTCAACGGCCTCGCAGTCATGGGCGAAGACTCGGGGATCATGCTGCCCGTCATGGCAGAGATCGCGCCCGCACAGGGTGGCGGTCAGGTCATCGCCACCGGGAAGCTCAAGGAGATGGCCGAGGAGTCCGTCCAGAACGTTTCGGCGATCATCAAGAAGTTCTCCGACGTTGACCTCTCGGAGAAGGACATCCACATCCAGTTCGTCCAGGCCGGCCAGCAGGGTGTCGACGGAGACTCCGCCTCCATCACGGTGGCAACCGCCGTCATCTCCGCACTGGAGGACATCCCGGTCAACCAGTCGGTCGCGATGACCGGTTCGCTGTCGGTCCGTGGCGACGTGCTCCCGGTCGGTGGGGTGACCCACAAGATCGAAGCCGCCGCCAAGGCCGGCTGTAGCAAGGTCATCATTCCGAAGGCCAACGAGCAGGACGTGATGATCGAAGACGAGTACGACGAGATGGTCGAGATCATCCCCTGTGAAAACATCAGCGAAGTGCTCGATGTCGCCCTCGAGGGCGAACCGAAGAAGGACTCGCTCGTCGACCGCCTGAAGTCGATCACCGGCTCGGCGTTCGACCAGCAGACGGTCGGCTCCGCAAGCGGGTCGAACCCAAGTCCACAGTAA
- a CDS encoding nicotinamide-nucleotide adenylyltransferase yields MTRGFYIGRFQPFHNGHYNMVERIAADVDELVLGIGSADNSHTIRNPFTAGERIMMITKSLVDTDLVTYAVPIEDLERNSVWVSHVQSMSPDFDVAYSNNPLVIQLFREADIEIRQSPMFNRDVLEGSEVRERMINGDDWESLVPEPVVEVVGEIGGIERIQMVSGSDSNGG; encoded by the coding sequence ATGACCCGGGGGTTCTACATCGGCCGCTTTCAGCCCTTCCACAACGGCCATTACAACATGGTCGAACGCATCGCCGCCGACGTCGACGAACTCGTCCTCGGCATCGGCAGCGCCGACAACTCTCATACTATTCGCAACCCATTCACCGCCGGCGAACGGATTATGATGATCACCAAATCACTCGTCGACACCGACCTCGTCACCTACGCCGTCCCCATCGAGGACTTAGAACGCAACTCCGTCTGGGTGAGCCACGTCCAGAGCATGAGCCCTGACTTCGACGTCGCCTACTCGAACAACCCGCTCGTCATCCAACTCTTTCGCGAGGCCGACATCGAAATCCGCCAGTCCCCGATGTTCAACCGAGATGTACTCGAGGGCTCCGAGGTTCGCGAACGGATGATCAACGGCGACGACTGGGAGTCGCTCGTCCCCGAACCGGTCGTCGAAGTCGTCGGCGAAATCGGCGGCATCGAGCGCATTCAGATGGTCAGCGGCTCGGATTCGAACGGCGGGTAG
- a CDS encoding SAM hydrolase/SAM-dependent halogenase family protein translates to MITIASDFGSPYPAAMKGVLCQRVGASAETGTGAGTGTGTATGTDAETDTDTGTTPVTSSTSPTPSTTTSTTPNTDTTTRLVDIAHDFPRQDIRASAFWLREILPYYPPAVHLVVVDPGVGTDRDALVVRAGDHILVGPDNGVLLPVARRLAGVDEDASVSGTTVKGVLEYYVIDETELEPPAVAGQGGPQRSNDNTAGPASNTFHGRDVFAPAAGDVHEFGLDRRDELLELPFLERTDSVVDCTLPSATVDDDRAEGEVLVVDDFGNAITNVPGRFLTAGGRDHDNDNDNGHDRNHVLANGERVPAVDTFAAVPVGERLATVGSHGYVELDVNQGRGDEAFDLGVGNAVVLEFPAVDS, encoded by the coding sequence ATGATCACGATCGCGTCGGACTTTGGGTCGCCGTATCCGGCGGCGATGAAGGGCGTGCTCTGTCAGCGTGTGGGTGCCAGCGCTGAAACGGGAACTGGCGCAGGAACAGGAACAGGCACGGCCACGGGTACAGACGCGGAGACGGACACAGACACCGGAACTACTCCCGTCACTTCATCCACCTCGCCCACTCCGTCCACCACTACCAGCACCACTCCCAACACCGACACCACCACCAGACTGGTCGACATCGCCCACGACTTCCCACGTCAGGACATCCGGGCGAGCGCCTTCTGGTTGCGCGAAATCCTGCCGTACTACCCGCCCGCAGTTCACCTCGTGGTCGTCGACCCCGGCGTCGGCACCGACCGCGATGCACTCGTCGTCCGCGCGGGCGATCACATCCTCGTCGGGCCGGACAACGGCGTCCTGCTACCCGTCGCCCGCCGACTCGCAGGCGTCGACGAAGATGCATCCGTCAGTGGCACGACAGTGAAAGGAGTACTCGAGTACTACGTCATCGACGAAACTGAACTCGAGCCGCCGGCGGTTGCGGGCCAGGGTGGTCCCCAGCGCAGCAATGACAACACTGCTGGCCCAGCAAGCAACACGTTCCACGGCCGCGACGTGTTCGCACCCGCTGCTGGCGACGTTCACGAGTTTGGCCTCGACCGGCGCGACGAGCTGCTCGAACTCCCTTTCCTCGAGCGGACCGACTCGGTCGTCGACTGCACGCTGCCGAGCGCAACTGTCGACGACGACCGCGCCGAGGGGGAGGTGCTCGTCGTCGACGATTTCGGCAACGCCATCACGAACGTTCCGGGGCGGTTTCTGACGGCAGGTGGCCGTGACCACGACAATGACAACGACAACGGCCACGACCGCAACCACGTACTCGCGAACGGCGAACGCGTTCCGGCTGTGGACACCTTCGCCGCCGTTCCCGTCGGCGAGCGCCTCGCAACCGTCGGGAGCCACGGCTACGTCGAACTCGACGTCAACCAGGGACGGGGCGACGAGGCGTTCGACCTCGGGGTTGGGAATGCAGTGGTACTCGAGTTCCCCGCGGTCGACTCGTAG